In a single window of the Zea mays cultivar B73 chromosome 5, Zm-B73-REFERENCE-NAM-5.0, whole genome shotgun sequence genome:
- the LOC103626179 gene encoding LRR receptor-like serine/threonine-protein kinase FLS2: protein TGPSPAWTSRPSRVWTLETLALVQNDGLQGAIPEAIGNLTSLVSLAIQHNRGLTGPIPRRIGQLKRLASLRLQSLGLAGAIPGEIGNLTGLKELYLDDNRLAGSIPPALGKLQKLASLYLSYNSLAGTIPEEIGNMTELRVMDLSDNGLEGELGLGSHCCLAQLRKLSALLVADNQLLGGDITPCLRNKSSLIEANVAGNSFSQISAQAICAGGGSSLQHFLASGNRLWNLRDLDFQNCTSLRYIDLAANGVLAGTQEWLGTLPRHLENIYFARNQLHGTLPPQLGEFGKLTVLGLDENRISGQIPQVLGNLTSLTNLNLGHNVLSGTIPPELGSLYQILQLNLSFNHLSGPLPLTFRNLSKLFSLDLSNCSLTGQAYDLLVTTTTDQVTTAVSFPEIEILALSSNGITGTMPTLLCSASFLKILDLSNNALHGDLPNCLWELPSLLLMDLSSNSFSSVAPSSSSSSSASDTLQSLHLANNRFQGNVPSIIRNCYELITLDLGGNNFTGEIPGWIIAESMPKLRFLRLSSNMLSGSIPQQIFQFTQLQLLDLSHNRLTGPIPTDLANFTGMTQPQERGQIVYFFAYSEQLQLVWKNENYVYSKMITFIMGIDLSCNLLSQTIPQGLTSLRGLRYLNLSRNHLSGDIPGGIGNLALLESLDLSWNQLEGEIPPGFAALEALSTLNLSNNRLSGRIPAGNQLRTLVDPSIYGNNLGLCGFPLEECANAAKHNDGKSQDDDNREVLWLCCFVVAGCIFGFWLSWCVLFCNRPWRYALYHCVDNVLHKVASVIPKF from the coding sequence ACGGGACCCTCGCCGGCCTGGACTTCTCGGCCTTCACGCGTCTGGACTCTGGAGACCCTCGCCCTGGTGCAGAACGACGGCCTGCAAGGTGCCATACCGGAGGCGATCGGCAACCTGACGAGCCTGGTCTCGCTGGCGATCCAGCACAACCGGGGCCTCACAGGGCCGATTCCACGCCGCATAGGCCAGCTGAAGCGCCTCGCCTCGCTGAGGCTGCAATCTCTGGGGCTCGCTGGCGCGATCCCCGGCGAGATCGGTAACCTGACGGGCTTGAAAGAACTGTACCTCGACGACAACCGTCTGGCGGGCTCGATCCCACCTGCACTCGGGAAGCTCCAGAAGCTCGCCTCGCTTTACCTGAGTTATAACAGCTTGGCAGGGACCATCCCGGAGGAGATCGGCAACATGACGGAGCTGCGGGTCATGGACTTGTCGGACAACGgcttggaaggcgagctgggactgGGAAGCCATTGCTGCCTCGCTCAGCTCCGGAAGCTCTCAGCCCTGCTTGTGGCAGACAACCAACTACTAGGAGGCGACATCACCCCATGTCTCAGGAACAAGAGCAGCCTGATCGAGGCCAACGTTGCAGGCAACAGTTTCTCCCAGATATCCGCGCAGGCCATCTGCGCAGGTGGAGGGTCATCGCTGCAGCATTTCCTGGCCAGCGGCAACAGGCTCTGGAACCTACGTGATCTGGACTTCCAGAACTGCACCTCCTTGCGGTACATCGATCTGGCGGCAAACGGCGTTCTTGCAGGCACGCAGGAGTGGCTCGGTACGCTGCCCAGACACCTCGAGAACATCTATTTTGCCCGGAACCAACTGCACGGGACACTCCCGCCGCAGCTGGGCGAGTTCGGGAAGCTCACAGTTCTCGGCCTGGATGAAAACAGAATCTCCGGTCAGATACCTCAGGTTCTTGGAAATCTGACTAGCCTGACGAATCTCAACCTGGGACACAACGTACTCTCCGGTACAATCCCTCCAGAACTTGGGTCGCTGTATCAGATCCTTCAGCTGAACCTGAGCTTCAATCATTTGTCGGGTCCGTTGCCCCTAACATTTAGGAACCTCTCCAAACTTTTCTCGCTCGACTTGTCAAACTGTAGCCTAACTGGACAAGCATATGACCTTCTTGTCACCACCACCACTGACCAGGTCACCACCGCTGTTTCGTTCCCCGAAATTGAGATCCTCGCCCTTTCCTCCAACGGCATCACCGGCACCATGCCGACGCTACTCTGTAGTGCTAGCTTCCTCAAGATCCTGGACCTGTCAAACAACGCCCTACATGGAGATCTCCCGAACTGTCTGTGGGAATTGCCATCCTTACTACTCATGGATCTGTCCAGCAACTCCTTCAGCAGTGTAGCTCCGTCCTCCAGCTCCTCGTCTAGCGCTAGCGACACGCTTCAGTCTCTACACCTAGCCAACAACCGTTTTCAAGGCAATGTCCCCTCAATCATCAGAAACTGCTATGAGCTTATAACCCTAGATCTTGGCGGCAACAATTTCACCGGCGAAATACCTGGCTGGATTATCGCCGAGAGCATGCCGAAACTCAGGTTCCTTCGCCTGTCGTCGAACATGCTCAGTGGAAGCATACCCCAGCAGATTTTCCAGTTCACCCAGCTCCAGCTACTAGATCTATCACATAACAGGCTCACTGGTCCCATACCTACTGACTTGGCAAATTTTACTGGCATGACACAGCCACAGGAACGTGGGCAGATCGTTTATTTCTTTGCGTACTCCGAGCAGCTCCAGCTAGTCTGGAAGAACGAGAACTATGTGTACAGCAAGATGATAACATTCATCATGGGTATTGACTTGTCGTGTAATTTGCTTTCCCAGACGATTCCTCAAGGGCTCACAAGCCTCCGTGGGCTCAGGTACCTGAACTTGTCAAGAAACCACCTCTCAGGTGATATCCCCGGAGGCATTGGAAACTTGGCGCTGCTCGAATCCCTGGACTTGTCGTGGAATCAGCTGGAAGGGGAGATTCCTCCAGGCTTCGCAGCCCTGGAAGCTCTAAGCACTCTGAACCTTTCGAACAATCGTCTGTCTGGAAGGATACCGGCAGGTAATCAGCTGCGGACACTGGTCGACCCATCAATCTACGGCAACAACCTGGGGCTATGCGGTTTCCCTTTGGAGGAATGTGCAAATGCAGCGAAGCACAATGATGGGAAAAGCCAAGACGACGACAACAGAGAGGTGCTGTGGTTATGTTGCTTTGTGGTTGCCGGATGTATCTTCGGATTCTGGCTGTCCTGGTGTGTCCTGTTTTGCAACAGACCATGGAGGTATGCGCTCTATCACTGTGTCGACAACGTGCTACACAAGGTTGCAAGTGTAATACCTAAATTTTAG